GAAGAACTGAGGTGAACTGGCCTGCTTTGTACTCGCCGGTTTCCACTTGatttaaacacatgtaaacacattttCCCTGAGGTGCATATTGCCGGCATTCAAAGGCTTTTTTTCTTAAGTTACAGCAACACTTGACGCCAAGGGAAATCAGGCCTTGGATTTACAGTTCTTCAGCTTGTCAAGTACTTTAAGGAAATGACATTCAGTCATGGTTGCTTCCTCAGAATTGTATGTCATTTGAATGTGTACACGTACACAAACATGACTGCAAGGCTTTCAATGGCTCCCTTTCGCTGGGAATCTTTACCTGTACAGCATGCATTGCAGATGGCTCTTTGGTGCTTTTCCTGAGTTCTTTCAGTGTTACTTAGAGGGAGTCAAGACAGATTGCAACCTATCCAGTTAGGTGAGATCTGCAGGGACACAGTCTGCGATAGGACGGATCAGAGCCAGCACAACTGAAAAGCAGGGGCTCCTGCTGGAGGCCACACTGACGACCCCAAGGACTGTAGGAAGGAAACAAGTGGTTGAGTTCTGGCAGCATGCTGGCGCAACTTAATCTAAGcctgcaaattaaaaaaaggtaattagtTTATTTGTATATACAGTAGTGTACCTATTGATACTATAGAACATTCTACTATATTGCATTGTATTTGTTTAATGgtatctttgtgatcttgttcAGTTTTATGGGGAATCCTGGATGTTGTACAAGAAAAACGGCGGTGCTTACTGATTTTTATCTGCTGAAAAGGTTGCACAGCATTAACATTCGGATCTTATTACCACCAAGAGATCTCAAACATTATATTATTCATGTTTTGTCCTGGGTCTGTTTCCAGATGTGCGTGTCTCAGTGTTTGCTAATTTCTCACCTGGTAAACGCAGCAGGGGTGTTGAGGTGGTGAAACAGAGCCGGCTCACACACGAGGGAGGACCGCCGGCACGCACTCACACAGGACTGACCCAGTGGACCTAGGTGAACCCTCAGAGCACTTTTTGGTGGCCAAGTAGGGACAGATTTACTGCAGAAGTTCTTGGGCGATTTAGGATaacaaagagaaggaaaaaactgACAACGATTAGTGTTTGAACCAAGCAAGAACTGAAAAATCTCTCCAATATCTAACGCTCATAAGGGAGCAAAGGCCTGGGAAACAATCCTGACTTTAAATTAAAATCCGGATTTATCTATTATATAAATACACATAGGGTCTTCTTCTTGTTCCTCTTCTTTGATAATATTCTGTTTGATGGATCCCCAACTGGAGAAATCTTTTTCTGTCAATACTTTACTCATATGAACTGCAGTTGTGATCAGAAGTTTCCATatactcatcatgggcatgattGTTATGGTGTTGCTCTATTGGAATATCCAATAGGACTCAATAGTAAAGTTTAAGAATTtcttcattattccatccactttGTGCAATGTAGCAGTACCACTGCCAGCAAAATAGCCCCAGAGCGTGATGATACCACCTCCATGCTGGTACAGTGTTGTTAGGCTTGAAAGGCTCAGAtttactcctccaaacataCCTCTTGTCACTGTGGCTAAATAGCTCAGTCTTTGTCTCATATGATCATAAAACTTTTCTCCAGACAACATCTGGCTTGTCCACATGGGCAGTTGCAAATTTTTAGTCAAGCTTGAATACATCGATTTTGGAGCACTGTGATGTAAAAATCACTTTACAGTGATGTTGGTGTTCCAGGGGTTTCAAGTTCAGGGCAGGCTTGAGCCCTCCTGCTTCCTGCGTTGTTCCTGAACCCATTTTCCCTTTTCAGGACCTTTGCAAAGAGGTGACACATCTGAATAACTTGTGCTTACGTACAACTGTCTGAATTATGATCTTGGAATCCgaagttgtttagaaatggctccAACTTGTATAAATCTACAATTCTGTTTCTTAGCTCTTCACCAAGTTCCTTGGACTTTCCCAATGTTCTGAGTATTGGTCAATCCAGTGAGGGCTggtaaataaatcttttttgtgCCAGCAAAGAGAAAGAGTTGTAGGCTATCACGATCACTAATGAGATGTTAATAGGCTTTGGCCTGGTCAAGTTAAAAGACCCTGTAGAACCTTAAACTTATTAAAAGACTGAAGTGAGTGtctgtatacacctgagactgtaaGTCTAATTTAAAACCTGTgaggattagagaaaatccaaaataattactaacttgtgcacccaatttttcatttgtaaagtcattaaagatgtatgcagTACAATCATTCCACTCTCTATagaacagttaaaaaaataattaaaagccccaaattattGTGTAAATTTCTGACCACAAAAATTCCAACAAAGGCACTGAGGCATCAACTCATAGGTTTACAAAGGCATTCACTCTTTTTTGAGATTTCCACACATTTCAGAACATACTTCATAATTCTGATTTATGATTGAAATTTGCTGGGGTAGCACCTAATAATAATATTCCATCTCCTTTTTACATCTTTGTACCTGGTGAGTGATGTAACCAAGGACCCGCTTCAGCATTCCCACACAAGTGAACTCCTGAGGAGTGAAGGACTTCACCTGCAAGATCAGACATACACACGCTACCTTAAATGGAATTTGGGGAAATAatatatgtgtgcatgtttgtactGACCATACAGTTTAACTGTGATTTGGTATGTTTAGTGGAAACTACCTCACTTCTTAGAATCGCTTTGATGGCCTCGTGTATGTCAGTCTTGTTGGTTACATCCACAGTCCATACGTAGGGTTTACCAATGAATTTCTCAGCATAAGGGTGCTGGGAGGAGATCTACGATTGAAAATTATGAACTGTTAttatatctttaataaaatattgcCAGTATTTTGAATTCAACAATGAAATAACAATTTagataatataaaatattatttttaagtttttttccccatgaTTTAAGAGTTGCTTACCTGTCTTGTGGTGGGCTTGCCCTTGTAGAAGTCATTGTTGGCTGATGAGTGTGGAGGGTCAAATCTCGGCTGAATAAAGACACAGCCCATTCCTATTGCCTCAATAGGTGCTGGACCTTCATAGGGGAAGCCAAGACCTACAAACAACTGCAAGGGAAGATTTATAATATTGCAGGTTGTCCAAAATAATTCTCTGGCTTTTTACACTGTGATAGGCTCTAATTAGACCTTAGCTTTACGGAGAAGTTGTTGAAAGTGTTCCTGAGTCAGCAGTCCGTGGTTTCTGATGAAGCTGGGCAGATGCAATGTGTGTCCAGGAGGCTGATAGACTGTGGCGTGAGTCTCCAGTTCCTCACTGATCACTTTCACATACTCATATTTACCCTggagattacacacagaaaaacaacaacaacaaaaaaaacagatggaGCACTGAGTACATGGAATTCAGGCGTGTTCAAAACCAAAATATACATGATATAAATATTTTCTTCTGTCCTGTGGCGCTATTTATCCATCTGGTGTAAGCTTCCCAATTTTGGTGATACCGGCTGTAGAAATGTTTGCCTTCACATCAGCATAACGGAATAAACATCGCCAGTCTTGTGGTTCTCcaaaaaagtccaaaaaatgctttttaaaaacagaaataacgaTCAAGTTTCTCAAATAAAGCCACAAACTTTCTGTGAGCAACAGCACCATTTCCGTTCTGTCAAAGTGAACCCACCAACCTGGCAAACATGCAAATAAATGGACTGGTATTTATATAGTATGGTATTTACCTGTTCTGCTCTAAATGAATGAAATCACACCACATAAGCCATATTCACCCATTTACATGGAATTACTTCTGCTCCTTTAAGTGAGCTCAACCTAATAATTGCATATAGAGAAATTAGAGGTTCAGTGTACGAAGTTTGCTCAACAATATTTTGACATGTTGACTGGAAGATACCCTCTGCCCCTCTCCTAGCTATCTACCACTGATGAGACACTTGACATTAATGCTCCATGTCTCATCTATAAGGTTTGTTAGTTGCATGTTTTCTTTGGCTGGTATAGTTTGGTATAAAGGCAAAAGCTTCACAACAGTTGCCATGGAGTTTCAGATTTACTTATCTTTTAACTTTTCAACAATTCAAGTAGCTAGTACCCTTAGTAACGCAGTTATTAGCAGTACCATCTAGAACCATCGTACTCGAGAGAAGGCAGACATTTTTATACCCAATATCTCCAGTGCAGTTCACACCAAAACATGAATCCTTGAATAAGTAGTACTACAAGTCTGCCTATTAACAAGGATTTTTGAGTTTTAGGTGACGTACAAACTAAGATCTAGTCGATACGGTGGCCATGAGGTTTcaacttaagaaaacatcaacatggttttttttctactgccattgtgttttattcaagCTTAGctgtattgtgtgttttttaattgttgGTGTTTTCCTAAGTTGCAGTGCATTTAACCTCTCATAGCCATCAAGTAGATGGCTATGAGAGGTTCTTGGCATAATTTATTGTGAATGTTTGTTTTCTGACATATATGTACTTTTTTCGGTCCTCATACCTGCCACATGTATTCTTGTTTTCCATAGACCACCGCTATCCTGTCTTTCTTGTAGCTCGCTGGCTCGAGCTCGCTTCCCTTCCTAACGGTCCCTTCACTCACAAAGCCCAGGAAGGAATTATCAGGAGTGTGAGCTGGAGAGAACAGAGCAAAGAGGACTTAAAGGACATCTAAAAATAATTACTCAAGGGTTTGAACTTCAGTTACGTTCAGAAAGAAAAAGGTAAAGCAGCAAGTCAGTCCAGCAAGTTTTTGGTAGAAATGCTGACAGACTTGAGTAGAAACTTCTCCCTAACTCGGTGATTATTTTAACTAAACTGTGATCAAAGATGGCGAACACTTAGGAACCTATCTGCTCTGAAGATGACATAAAGAATAAGCTGATTGAGAGAAATGTGAAGGCTACCATTACCAAGGACGCTTATTAGGACTACAGTTGAATAACAGTTTATATTAAAATTCTGCAAGAGAGGAAAAACATGCTGTGCAGCATAAATCATCCGCTGAAGGAAATGAGAACTCCACATATATAAGAGGGTTAGGTGTTTGGATAGGCAGCTGCCACCCTGCTGCCCTCTGACACACTGAGGTAGGTGTGAGAGATGAGTATTTACTTTAAAAGGAATGTGCCAGCAAAGGTGTGCGTTCAAACATCGATTTGTAacctttgcatgtgtgtgtgtgtgctgtcctCTTGTCTCAAGATACTTGTTTAAAAGACCTTTGCCAAATCTCCCCTCATTCACCCAGCACAGAATTTCCTGCTGGCTCCTTTTCAGCTCCACTTGTCTCCAGCGTCTGTCTGGGTTCACCACTTCACACACACCTATCAGATATAGTAGTGATATGCAATGAAACACTGCTATGGTCATGCAGCATGTGGGGGTTTGGAGAAAAGCGACCTTTGGTTTCTTCTGCCTGTTTACAGTTCTTGTTTCCTGTAATCCTTCAGTCAACTGTCTTCCTCTGGACTTTTGCAAAACAGAAGCATAAATGCTTAAACATTCTCAAGcttcattcttttctttcttcctacCGTGTccttcttctgttttgttttctttctgtcttttggtCCTTCTCACATCCTCAACTaacacccccctcctcctttagCAGGACAAATAAACAGTGTTCCAAGCTGAGGGATGAAGAGTGGCTCTCGGCCCAGGGCTTCCAGCTTGTCTCCATCTCCCGGCAGGGTGGGAAAGATGACAAGGAGAGGTGTTGGAATGAAAGCTCCGTCTGGGCACCAAGTTTATTTAACCTTAGCTATTAATCCTCCCATTGTAAGGACGCTTAGAGGGTTGCATTGGAGACATATATATTTAGAGTGCATTTTTAAGATAATTGTATCCATGCATAGAACATAGGTACAAATCAACACGCGTACATAATGACTTACGGAACATGGTCATGTACTGCAGAGGTTGGAGATCCCAGCTGCCCCACAGCGTTTTATATCCATGGCTACGTGCGTAGCTCGCAAAGTTAAAGGCCGGTTCAGTGCCAAATGAGTCCAAGATTCTGAAGCGACACCTAGAAAGATTGTTGTTTTTGAATCATTTGTCATTCATTGATATACTTATTACTACATGTTTTGGCGCATAAAGCTGCAATCGTCATGCGACATACTTATATTTAAAATCTTACAAGGCCCTGAATGTGTCAGGCAAATATCAGGGCCAataaaaactggacaaaacaaCATGTAAATGTTTAATTCCTCTTTGACTGAAGGATCTCACAGTTTTCCTACTTCCCACTGAAACAATAATCCACTAAAGCAAGCTGTATAAACGTGTCATACAAGTTCAACTTTATGGAAAACAGAactaattttttattattattgttattatcgcCGGTGGCTTTTTTATTAATGACAATAATGGTAGTTTCTAAATCATTTATCACAACATCAAAAGTCTTCATAAGAAAGGACTTGAAATGTACTTCCAATATGATCCAGAAAATTGTTTATGTACTGGTAATGCTTGAAAGCCAGTCCCATGGCTCCTTGGAGG
The Oreochromis aureus strain Israel breed Guangdong linkage group 8, ZZ_aureus, whole genome shotgun sequence DNA segment above includes these coding regions:
- the LOC116319832 gene encoding alpha-1,6-mannosylglycoprotein 6-beta-N-acetylglucosaminyltransferase B-like, with translation MTRDDPAGSSPEDLGQRGLSFRNLALRLEALNTQVQRLSREKDGSELTRNDLTLLLQSFRQDQQGLARLVERELKRVSQRLDQLSRHHQHHHQAEAPTPLDNRRSHTGPNEKCEVPVDPAYPVCAEKVEFLQAQWESDPCYAFYGVDGTTCSILTYLSQTEDFCPPQDGRNHSSLPWHQKPQAHTEKTEIRKSLLPLYEAISNNSSPAIKFIRSRVEKMSERWIQAGLRMKESSNNTVSTQMRVLLYPGALSGSVGQHFEAMVERGGPLGELVQWADLSACLTILGHNLVFSTSQHQLHSLIGAAPGRGSCPIQRPLTFDLIYTDYHGLAHLQGAMGLAFKHYQCRFRILDSFGTEPAFNFASYARSHGYKTLWGSWDLQPLQYMTMFRKSLSHTPDNSFLGFVSEGTVRKGSELEPASYKKDRIAVVYGKQEYMWQGKYEYVKVISEELETHATVYQPPGHTLHLPSFIRNHGLLTQEHFQQLLRKAKLFVGLGFPYEGPAPIEAIGMGCVFIQPRFDPPHSSANNDFYKGKPTTRQISSQHPYAEKFIGKPYVWTVDVTNKTDIHEAIKAILRSEVKSFTPQEFTCVGMLKRVLGYITHQNFCSKSVPTWPPKSALRVHLGPLGQSCVSACRRSSLVCEPALFHHLNTPAAFTSPWGRQCGLQQEPLLFSCAGSDPSYRRLCPCRSHLTG